In Candidatus Methylomirabilis sp., the DNA window CATTCTACTCCCGGCCAGCGCGGCGCGGGCACAACCCCCGGAGGGCCACCTGGCCCTGGAAAACGACTCGGTCCGCGTGACCGTTCTCACCTTCCGCCCGGGAGCGGGAACCGGGCGCCACGTCGGCCTGGAGCCGGAGCTGGGAATCGTGTTAGAAGGCGAACTGACGCTCGAGACGCCGAGCGGCCAGCAGGTTCTCGGGGCGGGCGCCGTCTATTGGATTCCCAGTCTGACTCCCCACGACGTGCGGAACGAGGGGGACCGCCCGGGGAAACTCTGGGACGTCCTGCTCAAGCGATGCGACTGAGGGCGGCTTTCCCGGAGAGACCGGAGATGACGAGGACGCGCTTCTGGTGGATCGGCGCATGCCTTGCCGCCCTCCTGCTGCTGGGGCCGACGAGCGGTTGGCCCCATGCGTACCTGGTCAAGTCGGCGCCTGCTCGCCGGGCGGTGCTCCTGCGGGCGCCGACGCGCGTCCAGCTCTGGTTCAACGAGCGCCTGGAGCCCCGGTTCTCCCGCGTATCGGTCTGGGACAGGGAGGGGAAGCAGGTGGACTCGGGGGACGTCCAAGTCGGCCCGGACGAGCTCATCCGGCTCTCGGTCGGGGTCCCCCCGCTCGCCCCCGG includes these proteins:
- a CDS encoding cupin domain-containing protein, whose amino-acid sequence is MRRRALAVVLGLGILLPASAARAQPPEGHLALENDSVRVTVLTFRPGAGTGRHVGLEPELGIVLEGELTLETPSGQQVLGAGAVYWIPSLTPHDVRNEGDRPGKLWDVLLKRCD
- a CDS encoding copper resistance CopC family protein — its product is MTRTRFWWIGACLAALLLLGPTSGWPHAYLVKSAPARRAVLLRAPTRVQLWFNERLEPRFSRVSVWDREGKQVDSGDVQVGPDELIRLSVGVPPLAPGTYTVKFRVLSVDGHVVEDQFPFTIRESQ